The Ptychodera flava strain L36383 chromosome 14, AS_Pfla_20210202, whole genome shotgun sequence genome segment GACTACTACTTGTAgtttatttaaataaaatatatttcaatatgagAGAAAAGAATTCAATGCAAAAGatgaaaaataattgtatttgtgtaaaatattttttctcataaaacaTGCTTACAACCTTTCGGTTATGAATTCAACTattcattatatgaaaaaagtgATGAAAGACACTTTCCTGAATGTTATTGTCATGAGTAAACATAAATGTGTACCATAATAATGTATgaagacaaaagaaaaatattggaGTGAGAGTGAGGGTGCCTGCATATGTAGGAATTAGACCATGGAGATAGAAGCAAAACCTCTGTAAGAAGACAAATACCTACTTGTCCCACACAACATGTGAAAACCATTGTCCATCAATGGAGGTAGATAAAAAAACCATGGCCAATCCAGATCATTCTCTCGAGTAAAGGCATAGATATTCACAATAACcattaaaatttataaaatgatgaATCAGATCAATTTAGACCTGAGAGCTCTACATGAAAGATTTATCACCGGCTACAATTTACCCACTTGTTCACCCCAAAAGAATGTTCCTGGTATAGCGGGTGAATATAGCCATACCTATTGTTTACATAAGTGACTGTTACTGCGCAACATCACACAATTTTATAAGGTCATACATATAATGCTGTTGGCAGTGACATACTAGTAGATGTCACGTATTATTTTCAGTTtattaaataattttacaaaCGAACAAAAGGCTCCGTCTCAGTAAATTATTGCACTGGCCTGCACTGTCAAGTTGTATTCGTgctaagtacatgtacatgagatCTGATAAAAGCGTTGAACACACTTTACACCTACAACAATATTGTCTTTCTCCGGAATTTCATCATTCTATGCCTGCTATCTGCCATAATTTTCTTAAGTTGAAAGCAAACTCAAACCCTATGTGGTCTTTCTTGACAATAAATTGCCATATTCCATATGTGTTACATAATTACAAGACAACTGAGAACCTTTCATCCTTGAAGTGGAAGCCTGAGAATTGTGATCCCATAAAAACACCTACCTTAGGTCTCCCTCAGGGATGGATAGTAAAGGCAAAGGTGAACATGAAAAACTTTGTCCATGGACTGAATGTACATTGCATACTTGTAAGTAACATGTGTTTGCATGTTTTATctatcatattcatatttatctAGATTTTGGTATGGAAGGAAATGGATTATGGCAAGATGACAGAGTCTGAGAAACAGATGCTTGTCTCCGAGGTGAACTTGCTCAGAGAACTCAAACACAAATATATTGTGAGATATTATGACCGTATAATTGACAAGGGTAATACCATGTTGTACCTTGTGATGGAGTATTGTGAAGGTGGAGATTTAGCCAGCCTTATATCCAAGTGTCGAAAGGACAGGTGAGCTAATGTCTTTGGGAGTTATTTGCGACCGTATCATCTGGACATGTCATTGGTTGGAAGTACAACAGTTGGATGGTGGGGGAGGTACATGATGCATTTACAGATTTAGGTTATACAGTCCATGATGACGGTGGTAAAGTGATACAGACACTTTCTACTTGGTATTGAAAAGTTTGATGTACGACCTATCTGCAACAATAATTAATTCTCTTGATGTCAAACAGAATTCTTTCAAACACCAGTCTATTCCAAAGATTTCACTAAGAATGTGAATTCAAAGTCGGAACAACAGAATCATATTAAGTGGGGTTTGAGAAACAGTCCCTTAGTACTAGTGATTTGGTATTGCCTAGCTGacatgtaaaataaaacaatttccaGGATATTAGTTTTTCCTGATTTCAGCTCGATTCAACTTTCACAGTGTATCATTTCTGTAAAATTGGTGATCAGATTAGTAAGTTGCAATTTTGAGTGCCATAATTTTCTAAAACCTATCATTATCCTATTCTATTGACGTATTATTGGATTGAACTGGTTTgaattttatgtcattgttgtgACCCCATGCAATGTCTTCAATTGATTTGTAGAAAATACCTGGAAGAAGATTTCATATGGAAGATTTTCCTCCAGTTGACCCTAGCTCTACAGGAGTGTCACCGTCGTAATGAAGGCAGGGCGATTCTCCACAGGGATCTAAAACCAGCAAATGTTTTCCTCGATAAAGAACACAATGTTAAACTTGGTGATTTTGGCTTGGCCAGAGTCCTTAGTCATGATACCAGTTTTGCAAAAACCTTTGTGGGTACACCTTACTACATGTCGCCTGTAAGTGCAATATTTTAGTTATATTCTATATACTGTGTCACCACTTTCAAACCATTGTACAGGAAAAATTATCCATAATTTATGGTGCAATTAAATAGCATATTTTATGTATCCCATTTTGGATGTTGTTATGAAATTTGCCTCCGAAATGTTCTGCACTGTTTCATGATTTGCACATTCATATCTGGGATCACCATCTACATGCATTGTTTATTAATATCAGAATACTGTCTGCCTTTCAAATCGTTCACCATATCAACTACTTTTAACTTCCTAGTGTGTGATATCAAAAAACAACAATTGTTGACCACTTTTTACCTGTTGATACTGTTTTGAATAAACGTTTGAGTTCTTAGCTGGTATTagatatttttcaagatttgtaAACAATATATTTGTTTGGTTTGTAGGAACAAGTCAATTACTTGTCATACAATGACAAATCAGATATATGGTCTCTTGGCTGTCTGCTCTATGAACTGTGTGCTTTAAGGTAAGTTGTACATGATAAAACTAAATGCAACAATTCGCCTTAACCATATACATGGGAGATTAAAATAATATGGGTCAAGGTCAAAGCTTGccattttttcaatttgaatactTTCCTATGGTGAGTGTTGCATGTTATGCAATCACAGCATCAGATAATTCAGAAACTTTCTTCTGTCCTTTCTCAGTCCGCCATTTACAGCTTTGAATCAGAAAGAACTCTCTGTGAAAATCCGTGAAGGAAAGTTCCGTCGCATACCAGCACAGTACTCAGATGAACTCAGCGATGTCCTGTCCAGCATGCTGAAAACAAATGTAGGTGTGGGTGATCATCTAATGACAAGTTTTcatcaaatgaaattttacGTCAACATTTCATTCAAGTAGTCATCAAAACCAGCAGATTAACTGCCTTTGAATTGTAGTGGCAGGTTTTCCCATGTAGAAAATTCAGCAGTACCCAAACCGTGCCAAACCTACCTAGTCAGACTTCTGAAAGAATTATCTGGATGTTTGTTTGCCTCCAAAACAGTGTATGTCAGTAAGCCTACAGCACTAGATTTTTGAGTGGCAATAAGTACTTCACCTAAAACCGGCATTGTCTGgagtatatttaaaaaaaaaagaatgcattttcacaacaaaagaatatgcaaagcgtataatatatgtgtgtgtgtgtgtgtgtgttttatgaCTGCCCCTCTGTTTTTCAAAGGCGTAAGAACAATGCAAAGATATGCTGCTCTCATAGAAGTAATATCGAAGTCTATTGCTGCTGAAAATGGCAGTCTCCAACTCTATCACGAATTAGAATTGTCTCAACCCAGACGTTAGTGAAAGTGGTGTGTTATTTCAAATTGCACATTTTCACACCTTGTAAAAAGTGGATATCATTTTCATCTTGTGTAATTATCGCTGGACTTTCTCAGACCCAGGCAAAATTTATCTCTGTTTTCATCAAACACAAATACAGGACATTCTCAGACCAAGCATAGAAGAACTACTCAGAATGCCATGTTTGTCttcaaagaagaaagaaaatgagAGTGGGGATAGAAGGGCGTCCCTGACAAAGAAGGAAGAGTCGTTGTTGAATAAGGAAAAGCAGCTCAATGAAAAGGAAAAGGAACTGGAGAAGAGGGAAAGGGAACTTGCCAAACGTGAAAAAGCTGTTGAGGAGAAACTTGCAAGGTGatttatatttgtccacatCAATACTTATTTCTAAATTAGTAAATGATTTTGCTAGTCCTTGTGTTGAGGTGTTTGTAATAGACTCAAGTGTATAAGATTACTGATGTTCACACATTGTACAGAAATCACTGTTCACAGGCATatgaaactgattttttttcttaaaatggCAAGACCCTGTTGACAGCAAACATTGTAGAATTAATCAGAACATTGCTTTAATATCCAGAGAGAAACCTCTTTCATTGACTAAATGAAGCAAATATACCAATATTATATATACTAACACACTCAATGTGCTAAACTATCATTTACTGTAGAGGAAGTAATTAGAttacatttgtttttgtcaGAAAGTAAGAAAGTAAAATTCATGATTCTTCTCTAGGTTTGTTCTGATTGATCACATCAGGCTAGTACAAATGAAGTACAGCTTTGTTAATTGGATGATATATGCAGGTTTCCAATTACCCTACGGTTACTAACACATAATTGCTGTCTTCTGTACATGGCCGATCATCAAAAGATTATATCGGCATGGAAATTGACTGTGTCATAACCCTCACTGTTCCAATTGAAATCAAAATCGGATGGTAGTGACAATTTTTCACTTCAAATGTGAAGGAATCAACAAGCTGGGGTAACCTGCTTtggaaaatgcattttttttttggtaacatattcattttgtattttcagagCTGAAGCGTTGACGAAAGAATCGGTAACTTTCGGTGTGAACAACCGTGTACGGGAACTCAAAATGGAAAAAGGTACTGCACATAGGtggtattttgtcaaaatgaaaaacaaacccAAAGAAAACGAAAAGTTCACTGCAGTTTAAATACATGGCAGACTTTAGCATGAAATTCACAAGCTTTCATTGTGCTTCATGGCCAGAAAACACAGAATGTAGAACACTTGGCTTCATGCAGACTAGAGAACAACTATTTGCCAACCTTTCCTCAATCTGTTTTGGAGAATAGCATTATCTCAGATTAGATGTGCAATAATTTGGTAGTGCAATTAGATTACAACTCAACTCGACCAAGTATCAGATTGTTTAGGTTTTTCATTTAACTCTGCTATAGTTTGTTCATGTTcaagatatttatttttatagatagaaatatattttgttctCTGTTTACTATTGTCTTTGTACAGTACTGTTgactttgtaatatttttcagatttcacttttgaataaagaaaatagaTGTTTATTCATCTGCCTCTAGTAATTTATGTATGTTCATGCTTGCATGGCTTTCGGTCTTGTATAGTCTACAGAAGTTGTTTTCAAACATTCATTCAACAGTCTTGATTCTATCAGATGACCAGCTTGACAAATTTTCTTGGGCAAGTCATGGTGCTGTTAATGGCTTTGTGCATTAAATGGAGAATAATGGGATCATGTTGAAGTCAGCAATGAGTCATTCTTTAACTTGTAAAATCTGAAACTGATTGCCCAGGAAATCATGGCTTAAAAGTACAGCAATTGCAGGGAGAAAATGTTATCCAATATTTAACACTTGGCTGTCATTTTTATCTTCCTCTAGATGTATTTGAAGATACTTTTCCAAAATGTCCAAAATTTGAGGACTCTTCAAAAACCAAAGCATCTCGCTTCAGCACACTGGGAAAGGAGAATGAACCAGACACGTTACAGGACAGGGAGAAATGCAGTGCCCTGGATAAAATGGATGAATTACGGAGCAGGCTTCACAGAGCAAAGCTGCGCGGTCTGCAACTAAGAAATGCAGAACTTACCTCTCGATTGAAAAGCAGACAGCTCTTGGGGATGCGGTAGTCGGCTTTTTCggtgtaaaaaaaatttgtagTTCCGTTCCATAGTTTTATCTAGTGATTGTTTGTCTTgttgaattatattttttttatttatgtgccatgaaatatattacatgAGATGAACTTGTCTTCAGTGAAGGACAGTAAAATTGTGGCCTTCATCAGAGCACCACAACTCACAATAGATGTACGAGTTGCAGCGCATCAGACTACAGTttatttgctgatttttataCCAAAGAGTACAGTAATCAGGATGATGTGATTAAGGTGAAAAAGCATGCTGGCTCAAGTTTTGTGTATTTATGAGAAATACAAAATTAGgcaagagttttaaaatctaTTGTCTTTAATAATTCTGTAAATACTACATCAACGAATGAACacatatattgaaataaatgaaactttaagCGTTTATCTGAGTCGACTTTTTTCCTTGCATTTTACATCTTCAATCCATTTCACAGCAATTTTCAGGCAACGTAGTCTTCATTTCAGTTCCATGCAGGTATGACCATTGTTTCACACTTGTTGAACAGTAGCTTGTATGTACAACACCCTTCAGGACAAACAATCAAAGAGGGTAGCATCTGTCGCTATGACCATACATCTTCGTCATTCTTCACCTCTCGTCTGTACAACACAGATTTGTTCTTGAATCGGCTGTATCTGCGGTCTTCTCTTCTGTCCAAGTAATATCCAATGGACACAAAGATTGGCGTGATTGACAACCACCAATATCGCTGCACTAGGTTTAGCACCATGTCTGTTCTGTTGGGAATTATGAAGAAATGGGTTAATCCTTCCTCCCTGAAAGCTGAATTTTGATGAAAGTTCTGTTTTCTGCAAATGACCTctcaaaaaataatacaaatttacaatggATAAGAAGTATTGAAATTTTAGTACTTGCCTTACATATATTAAGGCACTGAGTGGATGACTAAAAAATCAAATGGAAGTTGAGGAAGATGGTGAGAACTGCATGTTCATCAAGTACTCGCCACTGCACTGAATTTCCCAGGGAAATTGTGACTCCAAAACCCTCGTGAAAGAGACaatttaaaaatggtaaaatgaagATTTCTTTTATCACAGATGATAGCATATGCCACCATCATTCTTACATTTGAGGAGCTAAATGTCATGACAATGAGTTGTCTTCAACAAAGTTTAACTTCTGGTACTTGGAATGGACTTGTGTATCCTAcaaatttttcactacttttgaaataaaatgtgcCAATAGCACATACAGTGGTAGCACTGATAATAACATCATTTATTGATGTCATACTTCAAAGTTTTAACACTTtatactttaaccctttcacccccagttccctgtatacaggtccaactttaccatagaaaacaatggatttgggacaaaccatgatggtgaaagggttaagggtaAACATAATCAAAGTAAGACTTTCATGAGCCCCCAAGTCATATGCCCGTGATGATGCAAAAAAGAATATGATGGAATCGAAAAAGACTTTTCTGAAACTTAACCAGTCCATGATGcctcaaaaatcaaatatggaaaGATCTGAAATAGGTATATCTTCACTTTTTTCACATAAAATaagtattatgcaaattttatcatcttTTTGCACAGAACACAAATCCCACATGCCTATGAACCTGTGAActaaatttgaaagctgttacAAAAAATATGATGTTCTGACACCAGGAATAGCAACtgctcaaaaatttgcatgtgcaaatacaaataattttcaGAAGTCAAAATTAAATCACTTTTTAAGGAACCAATCCATTCCTTTGAAAagtatttattacatgcctcgatgtgagtgcatatcagtgcattgatttgaataggaacatcccgGGAGTTAGTGGCCCTGActggtttccatagttacctgGTCAAATGAAGTCCTTcaatgttttcaatgtcaaagtttacacttaacgctacatgtaaaatatcaatgcgcacactgctattttgaattttgttaataAATCTGTTTTATACTGGTcgataattgtaaaattttttgagaatgccctgcatgtaactaaatgtcacgTCACACagcattaaagggacataagctgtaacttgtggcaagttttcagtattctgcttttgtatatcaactaccatgtctgaccctaatcagtttgtcatgctgaaaatGAGTATTCTTTTGGTCAACACaccttgtatgtgtgtagtgatcattgcttattgtttacaaatgaattttagtccggacttgaatagaattttcaacaataacagtgtagattatactcatataggttgtgttgatatgcttaatataatacttggcattaaattacagtttaggtaTTCAATGCGGAAAGAGTAGGGAAACCACATAACAAAAGTTtagaaaaaatagccaaaagatacagcttatggagctttaattgTGAAgaagcatgtaataaaaatattattgcctgaatacatggattTATATGCCCTTGCAGCAGgataatttgccctcctggcatCGGGCAAACTGACACCTGCTTTCGGGCACATAAACACacgtattcaggcaataatatatatattgctaAAGCAGTTCtggaaaatatatttggacaaaaaaatgacaaaattacatgtttacaaatttacatttcttcaTCCTTTGGATGTatgttaaagggccattatttgtaacttttgaccatttttcaccccggaaaattccatgttggaggctcatatttgttgcaaaatgttgttttacgaagaaacaaacatgattagtgatgttatagccacataaaactgctaatttttgtccaaacgtgttgcccttccgagctcgtttgttgacgtctggcatgctcagcgtgctggggagaacgcagatatggtgacgccgcgatcacgcgagatgtacaagttcacctttattgcgggatcaaaacaacattgcgtcgtggattgccagacatctggctacgcaacgtgttcggacaatggactacgacgtaagtaccgggcataagtaatgaatatttatttttaaattgctgtaaatggctcgcgcaggtgcagaagaatgcctacgttggaatccgcgtgtcaacagagtttgtatttctgtccggacaaaaattgaaattttcgttgtaaaatcacatgttatttagttgtcgggcacgtaatgtttccgaataacatgcgattctctgttatttgacagactcttcaacatgagccagtcatcatttcaatcaaaactaacggaaaaatcgccagaagatacagctaatggaactttaaacaGGTAATCctaaataaaatcataaaatccaATTAAAGATTTGTAGGACAAGTCATTCCTGATTCGACAAAAAATctcataaatataaatatgcaaatgttgtgctaatttgaacaaatattgaatgaattgTCCGTCCCTATCAAGATTATACCAATTATCACACATATGACagtaataaatatattttttcaaaatttatgaaaaaacataatttttcaattctgaaaaACCACATCTACATTATTCCACTCAGTTCTAGATAATCACCAAAACATTCCTCATACCAAAGCTGGTCACATTTGGTGCAATAATTTTTTAGTTCTGAGCTCAACAAAGTTGGTCAACAGACGGatgaacagacagacacacacatgtTCTTCTTCACTCTTTGTAATGGAATATCAATTTGTTTCCAGAATATCTCATGCATGGCCTTAATATAATTGGAATTTATAAGAGAGTGATGTCCTGCATGTAATTTTTCCTCTAAAAATTCCTACCGGTATTACTTTCATCATGGATCTTGATACACGTAAAGGCAATACATGACACTATACTCTCACATTTGTGCGGAAATCAGTATATCTACAATCACCAACTGCTCAAGCAAGGTAAGCACACACTTTCTCACTCGTCAGCATGCGAGCAGCATAAACTTATCAGAAATTTGTAGTGTGGTATAGCTATGccgtttttgtatttttgaa includes the following:
- the LOC139149590 gene encoding serine/threonine-protein kinase Nek2-like; this translates as MPSKLDDYEVLYTIGAGSYGKCKKIRRKNDGKILVWKEMDYGKMTESEKQMLVSEVNLLRELKHKYIVRYYDRIIDKGNTMLYLVMEYCEGGDLASLISKCRKDRKYLEEDFIWKIFLQLTLALQECHRRNEGRAILHRDLKPANVFLDKEHNVKLGDFGLARVLSHDTSFAKTFVGTPYYMSPEQVNYLSYNDKSDIWSLGCLLYELCALSPPFTALNQKELSVKIREGKFRRIPAQYSDELSDVLSSMLKTNDILRPSIEELLRMPCLSSKKKENESGDRRASLTKKEESLLNKEKQLNEKEKELEKRERELAKREKAVEEKLARAEALTKESVTFGVNNRVRELKMEKDVFEDTFPKCPKFEDSSKTKASRFSTLGKENEPDTLQDREKCSALDKMDELRSRLHRAKLRGLQLRNAELTSRLKSRQLLGMR